The genomic stretch TAATACAGCAATTTAAAGAACAATTACTTTTGGTGGCTTAAACCGAACTCAGGTTATTATATTTTAATTTCATTTATTTTTATTCATGTTTTTTCTTTTTCTCAAAATAACAGAAAAGAAAAAATAATTCTGAACTCTTTGAAAGCCCAGGAAAATGAATGGAACAAAGGAAATATTGAAGGATATATGGCTTATTACTGGATTTCCGATTCACTGAAATTTATTGGTAAATCGGGCATAACATACGGATGGAAAAATACTCTTGAACATTATAAAATTTCATATCCCGATAAAAAAAAGATGGGTATGCTTACTTTCTCGGAAATCAAATTTGAATCGTTGAAAAGAAATATTATTATGGTTACCGGTCGCTGGGAACTTGCCAGGGAAAATGATAATC from Bacteroidales bacterium encodes the following:
- a CDS encoding nuclear transport factor 2 family protein, whose amino-acid sequence is MKAQENEWNKGNIEGYMAYYWISDSLKFIGKSGITYGWKNTLEHYKISYPDKKKMGMLTFSEIKFESLKRNIIMVTGRWELARENDNLSGYYSLIWKKIKGKWVIISDHTS